From the genome of Candidatus Caldatribacterium sp.:
GTGTAACGGTGAAGACGGAGGTCGATTTTCAGGCCCTCGAGGAACGGATTACATACGTTAAAAACCGTGTCTCCGTCCTTGTTCTTCCCGGGTTTGGCATTCACCGTCCAGAGCAGGCAACACACGTTGCTACTTACGCTGATGGAGTCATTGTCGGCTCAGCCCTTTTGGAGTACATTATAGAACACAAGGATAAGAGGGATTTTATGGAAGGTTTTGCTCGTCTTGTTCGAGCGTACCGAAAGGCCCTGGACGGAGATCCCGGGTATGCATTTTGAGGAACGAGAGAGCACACTTGTCCTTCGCTTTGCGAATCTTTCTGGTTTTCCCCATCTTGAACATTTCTTCGTAACCCGCCGTACTCCCTACGATGTTCGAACCGAGGAAGGACGGAAGGTAATTTCCCACCTCTTTGGGATTGGTCCCATTTTTGTGCCCTACCAGGTTCATGGTACAGATTTTCTCGTTTTTGATGATGAGGTATGGTACAATGCTTCTTGCCGTGTGGCGGATGCAGTGCTTGTGAGACGAAGGGGCTTCTACTGTGGCGTACTCGTTGCCGATTGCGTGCCTCTACTCTTGTTTGCTCCAGAAAGTGAAGTTGTGGCCCTTGTACATGCCGGCTGGAGAGGCATTGCTCGGGGAATCCACCGCAGAGTCCTGCAAGCCATGCGGGAGCGTTTTTCTGTTAGTCCGTCTCGACTTGTTGGAGGTGTGGGGCCAGCGATTGGTCCTTGCTGCTTCGAGGTAGGAGAAGAGGTTGCAAAGATCTTTGCAGCCCAGGGTAAAGGGGCATGGGTTCGGTGGCAAAAGGAAAAAGCCTTTGTGGACCTCAAAGGTATTGTGGTGGCGGATCTTTTGAGCGAGGGGGTAAGGGAGGAGAATCTTGAAGTGAGTTCTTTTTGCACCTTCTGTGAGGAAAGCCTCTTCTACTCTTTCCGCCGGGATCGCACTGAGAAGAGGTGTCTTCTTGTTGCTGGGCTAAGGGGGTGAGGATGTATTGCATGCGGAAACGGTGGCGAGGCATCTTCTTGTAGAGATCGTGGGGTCAAAGCTTCTCAACGATGCGAGGTTAGTTGAGAATTTTTTTCGGGATCTCGCAGCAGCATATGGGAAAGAAGTGCTTGCTCTCCATGTGTACCAGTTTGAGCCCTACGGGCTGAGCGGTCTTCTCGTGATGCCGGAGTCACACGTTGCTATCCATACTTGGCCTGAGTACGGGTATGCAGCACTGGACATTTTTCTCGGTACGTCCTGTGATCCCAGAACCAGTGTGCCCCTTATTGAGCGGTACTTCGAGCCTCAGGATATTAAGATCGTAGAGCTTGAGAGAGGAGTGGGAAAAGGGGATGGAACTCTGGTACGTCCAGAACTACATTGAGAACTACCAGATGGCGCTCAAGGTCAAGGAAACGCTTTTTGTAGGACGAACGAAGTTCCAGGAAATTGCAGTTATCGACACATATCTCTACGGAAGGGTTCTACTCCTTGATGGCATTGTTCAGACCACAGAAAAGGACGAGTTCATGTACCATGAAATGCTTGTACACCCCGCTA
Proteins encoded in this window:
- the speD gene encoding adenosylmethionine decarboxylase; protein product: MHAETVARHLLVEIVGSKLLNDARLVENFFRDLAAAYGKEVLALHVYQFEPYGLSGLLVMPESHVAIHTWPEYGYAALDIFLGTSCDPRTSVPLIERYFEPQDIKIVELERGVGKGDGTLVRPELH
- a CDS encoding tryptophan synthase subunit alpha, which produces VTVKTEVDFQALEERITYVKNRVSVLVLPGFGIHRPEQATHVATYADGVIVGSALLEYIIEHKDKRDFMEGFARLVRAYRKALDGDPGYAF
- a CDS encoding polyphenol oxidase family protein; the protein is MHFEERESTLVLRFANLSGFPHLEHFFVTRRTPYDVRTEEGRKVISHLFGIGPIFVPYQVHGTDFLVFDDEVWYNASCRVADAVLVRRRGFYCGVLVADCVPLLLFAPESEVVALVHAGWRGIARGIHRRVLQAMRERFSVSPSRLVGGVGPAIGPCCFEVGEEVAKIFAAQGKGAWVRWQKEKAFVDLKGIVVADLLSEGVREENLEVSSFCTFCEESLFYSFRRDRTEKRCLLVAGLRG